Proteins encoded within one genomic window of Augochlora pura isolate Apur16 chromosome 11, APUR_v2.2.1, whole genome shotgun sequence:
- the Dlt gene encoding codanin-1 like protein dlt, with protein sequence MGELNVCFQIDTDNRENFPSVIAFQSFKKQRDGFYDTFRIWEEKHSVPGWTFQIALGSKIRSILTMHNDAINYYHFARLFKSQLLISCVQKMLQSEAEDDKSLSFLKALTSVNPQKLNQLQKRLVTPQPSNNQNMEPSFPGVQEFFKDFILFAFNPIFYVHLENCLIHEIMELNDSQFNGSEIEDSETMVDEQTQQNFTTCLSSLRLLAKMLGLVVSIPYKSMTNNCKDLIAQVEVRSKVLPTINLHLCLHNAIVLGKLSLTVPWIAKYLAMLDSVSLRLPYYKHVLELLYYIYKAVNNSDFKALNGVMSRQTAILLKSTLSWLFDLPNFPKEFYSSWQKTYKVEELKNLKQLDKHYMHKNALLGDSIVPVASTKCNLDKMDIINERTLRICCPTVGQSTVTSTKANIKNYNSNKHITPVSSQLLKSIKGAGVKHLELQLEKAFFHGQPASTWKTIDFVSERVASVCVKHICNTLLTTAREANMTNFGKILKKKRAENKLTNIKPAVTDDMNALATSMSKELKEKCESSISTICDARVVKSIDSLLAEDTLPSVKEICVKIAIRLASERIHQWIQSYIVDSLFLKDMEGELNRLLKNNSQLPEIRKIKHNPNAVCPTTITDDLRELMWDILDNGGDSLTMPMVSTILDKLYQTLTERADLVACAEKVLYFLSTDFALLLIAYRSDLFVEIIQEKFIKIWSMNHWKSLELDSPIYRIFCPRNVMLLAQPQKDYVWSIFGKFIKKLIAKNILDIDRFSDECVALFRQDWPVPVLKHLSKCLTEAIADFTASDDTTEKMKYLLGWIAETYNNIEFQNDYSPID encoded by the exons ATGGGGGAATTAAATGTGTGTTTTCAAATAGATACAGATAATCGTGAAAACTTTCCGTCTGTAATCGCGTTTCAATCTTTCAAAAAGCAAAGAGATGGATTCTATGATACGTTTAGAATATGGGAGGAGAAACATTCTGTACCAGGATGGACATTTCAGATAGCTCTGGGAAGTAAAATAAGAAGTATTCTCACTATGCATAATGAtgccataaattattatcattttgcaAGATTGTTCAAATCTCagcttttaatttcttgtgTACAGAAAATGTTACAG TCAGAGGCAGAAGACGACAAAAGCTTAAGTTTTCTGAAAGCTTTGACATCTGTAAACCCTCAGAAACTGAATCAACTTCAAAAACGTTTAGTAACACCACAGCCTTCAAACAATCAAAATATGGAGCCATCATTTCCAGGAgtacaagaattttttaaagattttattttgtttgcttttaatccaattttttatgttcacctagaaaattgtttgatccATGAAATAATGGAATTGAATGATTCTCAATTCAATGGCAGTGAAATAGAAGATTCAG AAACAATGGTCGATGAGCAAacacaacaaaattttactacCTGTTTATCCAGTTTACGACTTCTCGCGAAAATGCTAGGACTTGTTGTGTCCATACCATATAAATCAATGacgaataattgtaaagattTAATAGCCCAAGTAGAAGTAAGGAGTAAG gtaTTACCAACGATAAATTTACATCTTTGCCTTCACAATGCAATAGTTCTAGGGAAACTATCGTTAACTGTACCTTGGATAGCAAAATATTTGGCTATGTTAGATAGTGTGTCTCTAAGATTACCATATTATAAGCATGTATTGGAGTTGCTGTATTACATTTACAAAGCTGTAAATAATTCAGATTTCAAGGCCTTGAATGGTGTTATGTCTAGACAAACGGCGATACTCCTAAAATCTACCTTAAGTTGGTTGTTCGACTTGCCAAATTTTCCGAAGGAATTCTATTCGTCTTGGCAGAAGACTTACAAAGTCGAGGAATTGAAGAATTTGAAGCAACTCGACAAACACTATATGCACAAAAATGCACTGTTAGGAGATTCAATAGTTCCTGTGGCATCTACAAAATGCAATTTGGATAaaatggatattattaatgagaGGACATTGCGTATATGTTGTCCAACGGTTGGACAAAGTACGGTAACAAGCACCAAGGCAAACATAAAAAACTATAATTCGAATAAGCATATTACTCCCGTTTCTAGTCAACTACTGAAGTCCATTAAAGGTGCGGGTGTAAAGCATTTAGAG TTGCAACTAGAAAAAGCATTTTTTCACGGCCAACCAGCGTCTACGTGGAAAACCATTGATTTTGTATCGGAGAGAGTCGCCTCGGTTTGCGTTAAACACATATGCAATACTTTATTGACGACCGCCAGAGAAGCAAATATGACGAATTTTgggaagatattaaaaaagaaacgtgcCGAAAATAAGTTAACCAATATCAAG CCGGCTGTGACGGATGACATGAATGCATTAGCCACGAGCATGTCCAAGGAGCTGAAAGAAAAATGCGAATCGTCTATATCGACGATCTGCGATGCGCGTGTCGTTAAATCTATAGACTCTCTGTTAGCGGAGGATACTCTGCCATCGGTGAAAGAGATTTGcgtgaaaattgcaattagaTTGGCCAGTGAACGCATACATCAGTGGATACAATCTTACATTGTGGACTCACTATTTTTAAAGGATATGGAGGGAGAGTTAAATCGATTGTTAAAGAATAATTCACAGTTGCCTGAGATTCGAAAGATCAAACACAATCCGAATGCTGTCTGTCCCACCACAATTACGGACGATTTAAGA GAGCTTATGTGGGACATATTGGATAATGGTGGAGATTCTTTGACAATGCCGATGGTGTCGACTATATTGGACAAATTATACCAAACTTTAACCGAAAGAGCCGATCTCGTAGCATGCGCAGAGAAAGTGTTGTATTTTCTCAGCACGGATTTCGCTTTATTGCTAA TTGCGTATCGGAGTGATTTATTCgtcgaaattattcaagaaaaattcatCAAGATATGGTCGATGAATCATTGGAAGTCTTTAGAACTGGATTCCCCTATATACAGAATATTCTGTCCTCGGAACGTTATGTTGTTAGCACAACCGCAAAAAGATTACGTATGGTCAATTTTCGggaagtttattaaaaagctAATagcaaagaatattttagacATTGACCGTTTCAGTGATGAGTGTGTAGCATTATTTAGGCAGGACTGGCCTGTG CCTGTATTGAAGCATCTTTCAAAATGCTTGACAGAGGCGATTGCGGATTTCACAGCTTCGGACGATACCACAGAAAAGATGAAATACTTGCTCGGGTGGATAGCAGAGACATATAACAACatagaatttcaaaatgaCTATAGCCCTATAGACTGA